Sequence from the Streptomyces sp. NBC_00358 genome:
TCGTCGCCTCCCCCGTCACCGCTTTCACGGCTCGGCACCGCTCAGACGTAGAACCGCGACAGGCTCCGCAGGACGGCGGCGGGCTTCCCGCCGCCTTCGATCTCCACCGTGCCGTCGACGGCGATCTGCACTCCGCCCGGCACGTCGTCGACCGAGGCGAGCCGCGCGACCAGCCGGATGCGCGAGCCGGCCTTCACGGGGGCGGGGAACCGCACCTTGTCCAGGCCGTAGTTGACCTTCGTGGTCACGCCCTCCACCTCAAGGAGCTCGGTGAAGAGCGGGATGAAGAGGGACAGGGTCAGATAGCCGTGCGCGATGGGCGCGCCGAACGGGCCCTCCGCCGCGCGCGCCGGGTCGGTGTGGATCCACTGGTGGTCGCCCGTGGCGTCGGCGAAGGTGTCGATCCGCTGCTGGGTGACCTCGGTCCACTCACTGGTGCCGAGGTCGCCGCCCGCGAGCTTCCTGAGCTCGTCGAGGCCGTTCACGGTGATGGTCATGCGGTTCCTTCGCTGGTGCGGTAGCCGGTGCCGTAGCGCTTACGGACACGGGATTTCAGGAGCTTTCCGGAGGCGGTGCGCGGCAGTTCGTCCGTGACGACCACCGACTTGGGGATCTTGTATTTGGCGAGGCGGCCGGAGAGTGAGGCGAGGACCTCGTCGGGGTCGAGTTCGACGCCTTCGCGGGCGACCACGACCGCGCGGGGGACCTCGCCCCAGGTGTCGTCGGCGACTCCGATCACGGCGCACTCGACGATGCCGGGGTGGGCGAGGAGGAGGTCCTCGATCTCGGCGGGATAGATGTTCTCGCCACCCGAGATGATCATGTCCTTGATGCGGTCCACGATGAAGACATAGCCGTCGTCGTCGACCCGGGCCGCGTCCCCGCTGCGGAACCAGCCGTCGGTGAAGACCGCGGCCGTCTCCTCGGGCAGCCCCCAGTAGCCGGGCATGACGTGCGGCCCCCGGACGACGACCTCGCCCGCCTCTCCCGCCTCGACCGGGGTGAAGTCGGGCCGGACCACCCGGACGTCGCTGAAGAAGTGCGGCACGCCCGCCGAACCGGCCTTGGCGACCGCGTGTTCCGCGTCCAGGAAGAGGGTGCCGGGCGCGGCCTCGGTCATCCCGTACCCCTGGAGGAAGGTGAGTCCGCGTTCCTGGTAGGCGGCGATCAGCGGGGTCGGCACGGGCGAGCCGCCGCAGGTGACGATGCGCAGGGAGGACAGGTCGGCGCCGGCCCAGCGGGGGTGCCGTGCCATCCGGTCGAACATGGTGGGCACGCCGAACAGGAAGGTGATCCCGTGCCGTTCGATCAGGTCGAGGGTGGCCGCGGGGTCGAAGGACCCGGTCAGCACGCAGGTTCCGCCCTTGAGGAGCACCGGCAGGGTGAGCATGTTCAGGCCCGCCGTGTGGAACAACGGAGCGCAGACCAGGGCACGTTCGTCGGTGGTCAGGTCGTGGTCGACGAGGACGTTCACGGCGTTCCAGACGAGGTTGCCGTGGGTGAGCATCGCGCCCTTGGGGCGGCCCGTGGTGCCCGAGGTGTACATGATGATGCACAGATCGTCGGGGCCCACCGGCTGGTCGATCGGCTCGTCGGACGCGGCGGCGATCAACTCCTCGTAGGCTCCGCCCACTTCGATGTGCGTACGGACGTCGGTGCCGTCCGGCGGGACCCCGGCGAGCCCGTTCGGGGCCGGCGCGTGGACCAGGGCCCTGGCGCCCGAATCGGCGAGCTGGTAGGCGAGTTCGGGGCCGGCGAGGCGAGGGTTCAGCGGCACGAAGACGGCGCCGAGCAGGCCGGCGGCGAACAACGTCTCCAGGTACGAAGGGTGGTTGGGGCCGAGATAGGCGATCCGGTCCCCGCGTCGGATGCCCCGGGTCCGCAGGGCGTGTGCGAGCCGGGTGGTGCGGGTGTGCAGTCCTGCGTAGTCGACGGCGTGGTCGCCGTGGATCAGGGCGGTGCGGTGCGGGGTCTTGCGGGCCCGGCGTGCGGGCCACGACCCCAGTCCCTCGTTGCGCATCGTGGGTCCCTTACGGTGTCAGCCCGAGCAGCCGGGCGGCGTTCTCCTTGAGGATCTTCGGCCTGACCTCGTCCTTGATCGGGAGCTTCTCGAAGTCGGCGAGCCAGCGGTCCGGGGTGAGGAGGGGGTAGTCGGAGCCGAAGAGGACCTTGTCCTTGAGCAAGGTGTTGGCGTACTGCACCAGTTGGGGCGGGAAGTACTTCGGGGACCAGCCCGACAGGTCGATGTGCACGCCCGGTTTGTGGGTGGCCACGGCGAGTGCCTCGTCCTGCCAGGGGAAGGACGGGTGCGCCAGGATGATCTTCAGATGCGGGAAGTCGGCGGCCACGTCGTCCACATGGAGCGGATTCGAGTACTTGAGCCGGATCCCGCCGCCGCCCGGCACCCCGGCGCCGATGCCGGTCTGCCCGGTGTGGAAGAGCGCGATCGTGCCGGTCTCCTCGATGACCTCGTAGAGGCCGTACGCCACCGAGCGGTCGTCCGGGAAGAAGCCCTGGATGCTCGGGTGGAACTTGAAGCCCTTCACCCCGTACTCCTCGACCAGCCGCCGTGCCTGCCGCACCCCGGCCTTCCCGCGGAAGGGGTCGATGGAGGCGAACGGGATCAGCACGTCCGGGTTGGCGGCGGCGGCTTCCGCGACCTCCTCGTTCGGGACGGGCTCGGTGCCGGTGGCGGACTCGGCGTCCACCGTGAAGATCACCGCGGCCATCCGCCGCTCGCGGTAGTAGGCCGCGGTCTCCTCCAGGGTCGGCTTCCGCTTGCCCTCGACCTTGAAGTAGGCGCTGGAGGCGTCGTGCAGACCGTCGTCGAGCGAGGAACGGCCCTTGGAGGACACCTCGGCGTGGGTGTGGACGTCGATCGCGACGAGGTCGTCCGGGTTCAGGGGAGGAGTCATCACGCCTCCGCCGTCTTCGGCGCGGGTATGCGCGGGGCGGGGATCCCGACGGTCTGCGGTTCGGCGCCGAGGGAGTCCGCCCAGACGTCCGCGAGCGTCCCCGGGGTCCAGCCGCCGTCCGCGTAGGCGGTCCTGATCTCCTGCGGATGCGACCACAGGGCCACCTTGTCGCCGCCGATGCCGATGGCCTGGCCGGTGATCCCGCGTGCGGCCTCGGAGGCGAGGAAGGGGACCAGCGGCGCGCAGTCCTCGGGAGTGCCGAAGCCCTCGCCCTTGCGCAGGAAGTCCGGGAACGGCGTGCCCTCGCGCAGGGCCTCGACGTACGGGGCGAACGCCGGGATCGTCTCGGTCATCGCGGTGGCCGCGACGGGCACGATCGCGTTGACGGTGATGCCCGCGCGGCCCAGTTCCATCGACCAGGTGCGGGCCATCGCGGCGATGCCCGCCTTCGCGGCGGCGTAGTTCGTCTGCCCGAAGTTGCCGCGCTGCCCCGCGGGCGAGCCGACCAGGATCAGGGTGCCGCCCTCGCCCTGCTCGCGCATCCGCACGGCGGCGGCACGGGCGCAGGTGAAGGTGCCCCTCAGATGGGTGGTGATCACCGCGTCGAAGTCGTCGTCGGTCATCTTCCACAGGACCCTGTCGCGCAGGATTCCCGCGTTGGTGACGAGGATGTCGAGCCGGCCGAACTCCCGCACGGCACGGGCGACGAGCCGGTCGGCGGCCTCCGCGGTACCGACCGCGACCACCTCCGCGACGGCCTGGCCGCCGGCCTCGGTGATGGACTTCACGGCCTGCCCGGCCGCGTCCTCGTCGACGTCGTTGACGACGACGTGGGCCCCGGCGGACGCGAGGGCGCGGGCGTAGGCCAGGCCGAGGCCACGGCCGCCGCCGGTGACGACGGCGGCCTTGCCGCCGATATCGATGCTGGGCACTGGAGAGAGTCCCTTCACGTGGTGCGGGCGCTCGCCAGGAGCGCGGCTGCCCGCAGGAGGGTGGCGTCGAGATCGAAGCTAAGAGCAATAATTGTCAACGTCAATAGTTGTTGCCATCCGGTCCGTACGGCATGCTGGGTTCGTACGCCCGAACCGCCCCGCCCGGGGCCAGGCCCCAGGGAGCCCGTCATCGCAGGTCAGCAGCGCGCCGCAGAACATCCGCCGAGCCCCGTCCGCATCGACGCCGAGGAGCCGTGGATGCGCGGTCTGCACGCCGACACCGGTTATCTGCTCTACCGGCTGGGCCTGCGCTCCGGGCAGTTGTTCAACGCGTTCCTCCAGGAGTCCGGGCTGCGGCTGCGTCACTACGCGCTGCTGCGGTTCCTCGCCACCTCCAGGGGCGCGTTGCAGCGGGAGCTGAGCACGCGGCTCGGCTACGACCCGAGCGCGATCGTCGGGCTCGTCGACGACCTGGAGAAGCTCGGCTTCGCGGAGCGCCGGCCCGCTCCGGACGACCGCCGCAGCCGGATCGTCGTTCTCACCGCGGACGGCCGCTCCTTCCTGCGCGACACGGACGAGGCCGGCCTGCGTGTGACGAACGACCTGCTCCAGCCCCTGGACCCGGCCGAGCGGGAGACTCTGCACACGCTGCTGCGACGGATCACGGACACCGAACTGAACCCATGACCGCCCTGTCCGCTCCCGGCCGCCTCCTCGCCGTGCTCGCCGCCTTCGACCACGGGCACCCGGCGCTGTCCCTGACGGACATCAGCCGCCGGGCCGGGCTCAGCCTCACCACCACCCACCGGCTGGTGGCCGCGCTCGCCGAGTGGGGCGCGCTGGAGCGGGACGCGGACGGCGTGTACCACGTGGGCCTGCGCCTGTGGGAGATCGCGGCACTCGCGCCGCGGGGCCTCGCGCTGCGGCAGACCGCCCTGCCGTATCTGGAGGACCTGTACGAAGCGACTCACGAGAACGTCCAGTTGGCGGTCCGCGACGGTTCCGAGGTCGTCTACACCGAGTGGATCGCCGGGCGGTCGTCGGTCGGCGTACGCATTCAGGTGGGCGCCCACTGGCCGCTGCACGCGACCGGTGTCGGGCTCGCGCTGCTCGCGCACACGCAGCCCGCGTTCCAGGAGACCTACTGCGCGGGGCCGTTGGTCTCCTACACGCCGTACACCATCACCGATCCGGTCCGGCTGCGCCGCACCCTGGCCGAAGTCCGGCGTACGGGCGTGGCGGTGAGCAACCGTCAGGTTACGGACGACGCCCTGTCGGTGGCCGCTCCGGTGCGCGGCACGGACGGATCGGTCGTCGCGGCCGTGTCCCTCGTCGTACCCCAGGCGGACGCGCAGGTACCGGCGTTGATCCCGGCGGTGCGGCTGGCGGCCCGCGGAATCTCACGGGCCCTCGGCTGGCACCCGACGCCCCGACCGGAACCACACGCCTGACCCGGGCGCAGTCCTGGACCCGGGGCCGGGGCTGAGGCCGAGACCGGGGCCGAGGCCCGAGACCGAGACCGAGGCCCGAGACCGAAGCCCGAGACCGGGGCCGAGGCCCGAGACCGAGACCGAAGCCCGAGGCCGAAGCCCGAGACCGGGGCCGAGGCCGGAGGCCGAGAACGGAGCCGAGGCCCGGGGCCCGAGACCGAGGCCGGAGCCGAGGCCAGGGGCCCGAGACCGAGGCCGAGGCCCGAGGCCCGGGCATGAACACCGGGCACGGGCACGGCAGGGGCACGGCACGGGGACGGCACGGGCACGGCACGGGCTTTACCCCCTTCGGTCGGGTAGTGCGGCCAGCAGGCGGCGGTCGCGTGGTGCGTGGCCGCGGTCGAGCCGGGTGTCCAGGAGGCGGCGGGCCGCCTCGCAGCGGCCCGCCGCGACCAGGGCGTACAGCAGGGTCTCCTCGACGACCTCGCGCTGGGCCGCGCTGCCGCCCACCCTGCCGAGCACCGGCAGAAGCGCGTCCAGGCCGCGGGCGGCCTCGTGGAAGCGTTCCTCGATCAGGGCGGCGAGGGCCTCGCAGAGGGGGACGACGACCTCGCGCTGCACGGGGTCGGCACCGGCCGCGTGGTCGCGCAGGCGGCGCAGCCCCGCGAGATCTCCGGCGGCGGTGAGGGCGACCGCCGCGTGCAGCGCGGTGAAGGCGGTCGCGGGCCGTTCCACGATCTCGCGGGCGACGCTGTCGAGGACGTCCGACGCCGGCACCCGCCCCTGCCAGCTGTCGCTGAGCCGGGCCCGCCAGAGCAGCGACCCCGAGTCGACCAGGGCGCGCACGCCGGTGACCCGCCCCGGCGCGAGCTGGGCGAACCAGCGTCGGCGGACGGCGGCGGGATCGTCCAGGGCCAGTTCGTGCAGGGCGATGTGCCAGGAGAAGTGGGCCCGGTGCACGGCGCCCCGTCCGTGCCCCGACAGCCAGGCGTCCAGCCAGTCGCGGCCCGACTCGTGGGTCCCGGACTCGTAGTGGACATGGGCGAGTGCGTGCACGG
This genomic interval carries:
- a CDS encoding MaoC family dehydratase, which gives rise to MTITVNGLDELRKLAGGDLGTSEWTEVTQQRIDTFADATGDHQWIHTDPARAAEGPFGAPIAHGYLTLSLFIPLFTELLEVEGVTTKVNYGLDKVRFPAPVKAGSRIRLVARLASVDDVPGGVQIAVDGTVEIEGGGKPAAVLRSLSRFYV
- a CDS encoding acyl-CoA synthetase, giving the protein MRNEGLGSWPARRARKTPHRTALIHGDHAVDYAGLHTRTTRLAHALRTRGIRRGDRIAYLGPNHPSYLETLFAAGLLGAVFVPLNPRLAGPELAYQLADSGARALVHAPAPNGLAGVPPDGTDVRTHIEVGGAYEELIAAASDEPIDQPVGPDDLCIIMYTSGTTGRPKGAMLTHGNLVWNAVNVLVDHDLTTDERALVCAPLFHTAGLNMLTLPVLLKGGTCVLTGSFDPAATLDLIERHGITFLFGVPTMFDRMARHPRWAGADLSSLRIVTCGGSPVPTPLIAAYQERGLTFLQGYGMTEAAPGTLFLDAEHAVAKAGSAGVPHFFSDVRVVRPDFTPVEAGEAGEVVVRGPHVMPGYWGLPEETAAVFTDGWFRSGDAARVDDDGYVFIVDRIKDMIISGGENIYPAEIEDLLLAHPGIVECAVIGVADDTWGEVPRAVVVAREGVELDPDEVLASLSGRLAKYKIPKSVVVTDELPRTASGKLLKSRVRKRYGTGYRTSEGTA
- a CDS encoding amidohydrolase family protein — encoded protein: MTPPLNPDDLVAIDVHTHAEVSSKGRSSLDDGLHDASSAYFKVEGKRKPTLEETAAYYRERRMAAVIFTVDAESATGTEPVPNEEVAEAAAANPDVLIPFASIDPFRGKAGVRQARRLVEEYGVKGFKFHPSIQGFFPDDRSVAYGLYEVIEETGTIALFHTGQTGIGAGVPGGGGIRLKYSNPLHVDDVAADFPHLKIILAHPSFPWQDEALAVATHKPGVHIDLSGWSPKYFPPQLVQYANTLLKDKVLFGSDYPLLTPDRWLADFEKLPIKDEVRPKILKENAARLLGLTP
- a CDS encoding SDR family NAD(P)-dependent oxidoreductase; the encoded protein is MPSIDIGGKAAVVTGGGRGLGLAYARALASAGAHVVVNDVDEDAAGQAVKSITEAGGQAVAEVVAVGTAEAADRLVARAVREFGRLDILVTNAGILRDRVLWKMTDDDFDAVITTHLRGTFTCARAAAVRMREQGEGGTLILVGSPAGQRGNFGQTNYAAAKAGIAAMARTWSMELGRAGITVNAIVPVAATAMTETIPAFAPYVEALREGTPFPDFLRKGEGFGTPEDCAPLVPFLASEAARGITGQAIGIGGDKVALWSHPQEIRTAYADGGWTPGTLADVWADSLGAEPQTVGIPAPRIPAPKTAEA
- a CDS encoding MarR family winged helix-turn-helix transcriptional regulator; translated protein: MRGLHADTGYLLYRLGLRSGQLFNAFLQESGLRLRHYALLRFLATSRGALQRELSTRLGYDPSAIVGLVDDLEKLGFAERRPAPDDRRSRIVVLTADGRSFLRDTDEAGLRVTNDLLQPLDPAERETLHTLLRRITDTELNP
- a CDS encoding IclR family transcriptional regulator, whose translation is MTALSAPGRLLAVLAAFDHGHPALSLTDISRRAGLSLTTTHRLVAALAEWGALERDADGVYHVGLRLWEIAALAPRGLALRQTALPYLEDLYEATHENVQLAVRDGSEVVYTEWIAGRSSVGVRIQVGAHWPLHATGVGLALLAHTQPAFQETYCAGPLVSYTPYTITDPVRLRRTLAEVRRTGVAVSNRQVTDDALSVAAPVRGTDGSVVAAVSLVVPQADAQVPALIPAVRLAARGISRALGWHPTPRPEPHA